The Ovis canadensis isolate MfBH-ARS-UI-01 breed Bighorn chromosome 18, ARS-UI_OviCan_v2, whole genome shotgun sequence genome has a segment encoding these proteins:
- the LOC138423838 gene encoding mast cell protease 1A-like — protein MVLFLVLLLLALLLSPTGEAAKIIGGHEAKPHSSPYMAYLQIQTEDKIFICGGFLVHEDFVLTAAHCQGSLCSSINITLGAHNIMDREKTQQVIPVRRAIPHPRYNDKTLANDIMLLQLMRKANVTTAVSPISLPRDWDTVNPGMLCSMAGWGHLGVNMPRPDKLQEVELEVQRAEECSYRYTYYSTTTQICAGDPRESKSFFKGDSGGPLVCNGVAQGIVSFGKKDGTTPHVYTRISSFLSWIQTTMTEEKWQGSD, from the exons ATGGTCCTGTTCCTGGTCCTGCTCCTGCTGGCCCTTCTTCTGTCCCCCACTGGGGAGGCAG CGAAGATTATCGGGGGTCATGAGGCCAAGCCTCACTCCAGTCCCTACATGGCGTATCTTCAAATACAGACTGAAGATAAAATTTTCATCTGTGGGGGTTTCCTCGTGCATGAGGACTTCGTCCTAACGGCAGCTCACTGCCAAGGAAG TCTGTGCAGCTCAATCAACATCACCCTAGGAGCACATAACATCATGGACCGAGAGAAGACCCAGCAGGTCATCCCAGTGAGAAGAGCCATCCCGCACCCACGCTATAATGATAAGACTTTGGCCAACGACATCATGTTACTACAG CTGATGAGGAAGGCGAATGTGACCACCGCTGTGAGCCCCATCAGTCTGCCCAGGGACTGGGATACTGTGAATCCAGGGATGCTATGCAGCATGGCTGGCTGGGGTCATCTTGGCGTGAATATGCCCCGCCCAGATAAACTACAGGAGGTAGAGCTTGAGGTCCAAAGGGCCGAGGAATGCAGTTATCGTTACACATATTACAGCACCACCACCCAGATATGTGCAGGGGACCCAAGAGAGAGCAAGAGTTTCTTTAAG GGTGACTCCGGGGGCCCGCTCGTATGTAATGGTGTGGCCCAGGGCATTGTGTCCTTTGGAAAAAAGGATGGTACGACTCCACATGTCTACACCAGAATCTCCAGCTTTCTGTCCTGGATCCAGACAACAATGACAGAGGAAAAATGGCAGGGATCAGACTGA
- the LOC138423835 gene encoding granzyme B-like: MQLPLLLMAFLLPPGLGHLNHHHPGGHNIKQQQRTQQAFGVRRAIRHPDYNPENFSNDIMLLQLERKAKQTAAMRQLRLPRAMACTKPGQTCSGAGWGKDSIGTCPHSLQEVKLTTQEDQMCEFNLHYYYTIATQLCTGDPKTKKASFKALLP, translated from the exons ATGCAGCTACCCCTGCTCCTGATGGCCTTTCTTCTGCCTCCTGGGCTGGGACAT CTCAATCATCATCACCCTGGGGGCCACAACATCAAACAGCAGCAGAGGACCCAGCAGGCCTTCGGGGTGAGGAGGGCCATCCGCCACCCAGACTATAATCCTGAGAACTTCTCCAACGACATCATGTTACTGCAG CTGGAGAGAAAGGCCAAACAGACTGCAGCTATGAGGCAGCTCCGCCTGCCCAGGGCCATGGCCTGCACGAAGCCAGGACAGACGTGCAGTGGGGCCGGCTGGGGGAAGGACTCCATAGGCACCTGCCCTCACTCACTGCAGGAGGTAAAGCTGACCACGCAGGAGGATCAAATGTGTGAGTTCAACTTACACTACTATTACACCATCGCCACCCAGCTATGTACAGGGGACCCAAAGACAAAGAAAGCTTCCTTTAAG GCTCTTCTTCCTTGA
- the LOC138423834 gene encoding granzyme H-like isoform X2: MQLSLLLMAFLLPPGLGHPFLSEEIIGGHEAKPHSRPYMALVQFLKEKVWVKCGGVLIQKDFVLTAGHCRGSSINVTLGAHNIKQQERTQQVIGVKRAIRHPDYNPKNFSNDIMLLQGDSGGPLVCKKVVHGIFSYGKANGKPPGIFTQVSHFLPWIKRTMKQL, translated from the exons ATGCAGCTATCCCTGCTCCTGATGGCCTTTCTTCTGCCTCCCGGGCTGGGACAC CCTTTTCTTTCAGAGGAGATCATTGGGGGCCATGAGGCCAAGCCCCACTCCCGCCCCTACATGGCTTTGGTTCAGTTTCTGAAGGAGAAGGTTTGGGTGAAGTGTGGCGGTGTTCTCATACAAAAGGACTTTGTTCTGACAGCTGGTCACTGCAGAGGAAG CTCAATCAACGtcaccctgggggcccacaacaTCAAACAGCAGGAGAGGACCCAGCAGGTCATTGGGGTGAAGAGGGCCATCCGCCACCCAGACTATAATCCTAAGAACTTCTCCAACGACATCATGTTACTGCAG GGTGACTCCGGTGGACCCCTCGTGTGTAAAAAAGTGGTCCATGGTATTTTCTCCTATGGAAAGGCGAATGGGAAACCTCCAGGAATCTTCACCCAGGTCTCACACTTCCTGCCCTGGATAAAGAGAACAATGAAGCAGCTCTAA
- the LOC138423834 gene encoding granzyme H-like isoform X1 — protein MQLSLLLMAFLLPPGLGHPFLSEEIIGGHEAKPHSRPYMALVQFLKEKVWVKCGGVLIQKDFVLTAGHCRGSSINVTLGAHNIKQQERTQQVIGVKRAIRHPDYNPKNFSNDIMLLQLERKAKQTSAVKPLSLPKAKARVKPGQVCSLAGWGQVAPGTPATTLQEAELTVQEDCVCESLDHSPYSRATQICVGDPRKVKTGFKGDSGGPLVCKKVVHGIFSYGKANGKPPGIFTQVSHFLPWIKRTMKQL, from the exons ATGCAGCTATCCCTGCTCCTGATGGCCTTTCTTCTGCCTCCCGGGCTGGGACAC CCTTTTCTTTCAGAGGAGATCATTGGGGGCCATGAGGCCAAGCCCCACTCCCGCCCCTACATGGCTTTGGTTCAGTTTCTGAAGGAGAAGGTTTGGGTGAAGTGTGGCGGTGTTCTCATACAAAAGGACTTTGTTCTGACAGCTGGTCACTGCAGAGGAAG CTCAATCAACGtcaccctgggggcccacaacaTCAAACAGCAGGAGAGGACCCAGCAGGTCATTGGGGTGAAGAGGGCCATCCGCCACCCAGACTATAATCCTAAGAACTTCTCCAACGACATCATGTTACTGCAG CTGGAAAGAAAGGCCAAGCAGACGTCAGCTGTGAAGCCCCTTAGTCTGCCCAAGGCCAAGGCCCGGGTGAAGCCAGGTCAGGTGTGCAGTCTGGCCGGCTGGGGGCAGGTGGCCCCGGGCACTCCAGCCACCACCCTGCAGGAGGCAGAGCTGACGGTGCAGGAGGATTGCGTGTGCGAATCCCTTGACCACAGTCCCTACAGCCGGGCCACCCAGATTTGTGTCGGGGACCCAAGAAAGGTGAAGACCGGCTTCAAG GGTGACTCCGGTGGACCCCTCGTGTGTAAAAAAGTGGTCCATGGTATTTTCTCCTATGGAAAGGCGAATGGGAAACCTCCAGGAATCTTCACCCAGGTCTCACACTTCCTGCCCTGGATAAAGAGAACAATGAAGCAGCTCTAA